Proteins encoded by one window of Manihot esculenta cultivar AM560-2 chromosome 10, M.esculenta_v8, whole genome shotgun sequence:
- the LOC110625052 gene encoding uncharacterized protein LOC110625052 isoform X7, with the protein MSEVAETSNISVAPLTNNNKSVSMGELQNIHDAAQIYQIKTKISATKQGNRSVTEYSNCLKSLWQEMDHYQWIQMKCSEDAAIHKRYVEEDRIYNLLAGLNIKFDALRAQVLGKEELPSLDEVIAIFLAEEGRRGVTIETQRVESSALVSRNTTTKNYSFEQHVGESNGQAELSKLFNKDSLWCTWCKKPRHTKEKCWILHGKPQAMNKTHSKKGGQSNGQRQVHMAITDSWNEDPTHVEFNKEEIEKLKGTPAIQAAGPPAPACSAPPQPDTTSFSHLAVNQAPSPVLIQNGDGGGSLLGTISQGVGSPLAHTNTDTMLGPGVDSAWAHNTTTDVLGSGVCSALALTTMDDMSSSGVGSASTHTTTDDALVPVDQDPPAPEKSGGASLLGTIGQGLFSIGVASALVHKAIDVALGPGVVSDLAHTTLDIYANQHDNTVSAKAAAAVGVSIGLCKYLGSGNQATGGREAPNSQKKFNSKHSYGRGKPPARGGRHGASTGQRQGTFNRHPQAHSGAPKFKKQPGGSKP; encoded by the exons ATGTCAGAAGTTGCAGAAACCAGTAACATCTCTGTAGCGCCTCTGACTAACAACAACAAGTCTGTTTCAATGGGAGAATTGCAGAATATTCATGACGCTGCACAAATTTATCAGATTAAGACCAAAATCTCAGCCACCAAACAAGGAAATCGATCAGTGACAGAGTATTCCAAttgcttgaaaagtttatggCAGGAGATGGATCATTATCAATGGATCCAGATGAAATGTAGTGAGGATGCAGCCATTCATAAAAGGTATGTTGAAGAAGATCGGATTTATAACTTGCTTGCAGGATTGAACATTAAGTTTGATGCGCTAAGAGCACAAGTGCTTGGAAAAGAAGAGTTGCCATCTTTGGATGAGGTAATAGCAATTTTTCTTGCTGAGGAAGGAAGAAGGGGAGTTACGATTGAAACTCAAAGAGTGGAGAGCTCTGCCTTGGTATCTAGGAATACTACTACCAAGAATTATAGCTTTGAGCAGCATGTTGGTGAGAGCAACGGGCAAGCAGAGTTGTCAAAGCTTTTTAACAAGGATTCATTGTGGTGTACATGGTGCAAAAAGCCTCGGCATACTAAAGAGAAGTGCTGGATACTTCATGGCAAGCCTCAGGCCATGAATAAGACACACTCAAAGAAAGGTGGACAGTCAAATGGACAGAGACAGGTCCATATGGCAATCACAGATTCATGGAATGAGGATCCTACACATGTTGAATTCAACAAAGAAGAGATTGAGAAATTAAAAG GAACACCTGCTATACAGGCTGCTGGTCCCCCTGCACCAGCATGTAGTGCACCACCCCAACCAGATACCACTTCTTTCAGTCATCTTGCAG TTAACCAAGCTCCTTCTCCAGTTCTTATTCAGAATGGTGATGGTGGTGGATCATTGCTCGGAACTATAAGTCAGG GCGTGGGTAGTCCTTTGGCACACACAAATACGGATACTATGTTGGGTCCTG GCGTGGACAGTGCTTGGGCACACAACACTACAACTGATGTGTTGGGTTCTG GTGTTTGTAGTGCTTTGGCACTTACAACTATGGATGATATGTCGAGTTCTG GTGTCGGTAGTGCTTcgacacacacaaccacagatGATGCATTGGTTCCTG TTGACCAAGATCCTCCAGCTCCTGAAAAGAGTGGTGGTGCATCATTGCTTGGAACAATAGGTCAAG GCCTATTTTCTATAGGCGTGGCGAGTGCATTGGTTCACAAAGCCATAGATGTTGCACTTGGTCCTG GTGTGGTTAGTGATTTGGCACACACTACGTTGGATATTTATGCAAATCAACATGACAATACGGTGTCTGCAAAGGCTGCTGCTGCTGTTG GCGTATCGATCGGTTTGTGTAAATACCTAGGTTCTGGCAATCAGGCAACAGGTGGAAGAGAAGCACCAAACTCACAAAAGAAGTTCAATTCTAAACACAGTTATGGAAGAGGCAAACCTCCTGCACGAGGCGGAAGGCATGGTGCCTCAACTGGCCAAAGGCAAGGGACATTCAACAGGCACCCGCAGGCGCACTCTGGTGCACCCAAATTCAAAAAGCAGCCAGGTGGGTCTAAACCATGA
- the LOC110625052 gene encoding uncharacterized protein LOC110625052 isoform X5 encodes MSEVAETSNISVAPLTNNNKSVSMGELQNIHDAAQIYQIKTKISATKQGNRSVTEYSNCLKSLWQEMDHYQWIQMKCSEDAAIHKRYVEEDRIYNLLAGLNIKFDALRAQVLGKEELPSLDEVIAIFLAEEGRRGVTIETQRVESSALVSRNTTTKNYSFEQHVGESNGQAELSKLFNKDSLWCTWCKKPRHTKEKCWILHGKPQAMNKTHSKKGGQSNGQRQVHMAITDSWNEDPTHVEFNKEEIEKLKGTPAIQAAGPPAPACSAPPQPDTTSFSHLAVNQAPSPVLIQNGDGGGSLLGTISQGVGSPLAHTNTDTMLGPGVDSAWAHNTTTDVLGSGVGSALVETTTNDSLGSGVCSALALTTMDDMSSSVDQDPPAPEKSGGASLLGTIGQGLFSIGVASALVHKAIDVALGPGVVSDLAHTTLDIYANQHDNTVSAKAAAAVGVSIGLCKYLGSGNQATGGREAPNSQKKFNSKHSYGRGKPPARGGRHGASTGQRQGTFNRHPQAHSGAPKFKKQPGGSKP; translated from the exons ATGTCAGAAGTTGCAGAAACCAGTAACATCTCTGTAGCGCCTCTGACTAACAACAACAAGTCTGTTTCAATGGGAGAATTGCAGAATATTCATGACGCTGCACAAATTTATCAGATTAAGACCAAAATCTCAGCCACCAAACAAGGAAATCGATCAGTGACAGAGTATTCCAAttgcttgaaaagtttatggCAGGAGATGGATCATTATCAATGGATCCAGATGAAATGTAGTGAGGATGCAGCCATTCATAAAAGGTATGTTGAAGAAGATCGGATTTATAACTTGCTTGCAGGATTGAACATTAAGTTTGATGCGCTAAGAGCACAAGTGCTTGGAAAAGAAGAGTTGCCATCTTTGGATGAGGTAATAGCAATTTTTCTTGCTGAGGAAGGAAGAAGGGGAGTTACGATTGAAACTCAAAGAGTGGAGAGCTCTGCCTTGGTATCTAGGAATACTACTACCAAGAATTATAGCTTTGAGCAGCATGTTGGTGAGAGCAACGGGCAAGCAGAGTTGTCAAAGCTTTTTAACAAGGATTCATTGTGGTGTACATGGTGCAAAAAGCCTCGGCATACTAAAGAGAAGTGCTGGATACTTCATGGCAAGCCTCAGGCCATGAATAAGACACACTCAAAGAAAGGTGGACAGTCAAATGGACAGAGACAGGTCCATATGGCAATCACAGATTCATGGAATGAGGATCCTACACATGTTGAATTCAACAAAGAAGAGATTGAGAAATTAAAAG GAACACCTGCTATACAGGCTGCTGGTCCCCCTGCACCAGCATGTAGTGCACCACCCCAACCAGATACCACTTCTTTCAGTCATCTTGCAG TTAACCAAGCTCCTTCTCCAGTTCTTATTCAGAATGGTGATGGTGGTGGATCATTGCTCGGAACTATAAGTCAGG GCGTGGGTAGTCCTTTGGCACACACAAATACGGATACTATGTTGGGTCCTG GCGTGGACAGTGCTTGGGCACACAACACTACAACTGATGTGTTGGGTTCTG GTGTGGGTAGTGCTTTGGTAGAGACAACTACAAATGATTCGTTGGGTTCTG GTGTTTGTAGTGCTTTGGCACTTACAACTATGGATGATATGTCGAGTTCTG TTGACCAAGATCCTCCAGCTCCTGAAAAGAGTGGTGGTGCATCATTGCTTGGAACAATAGGTCAAG GCCTATTTTCTATAGGCGTGGCGAGTGCATTGGTTCACAAAGCCATAGATGTTGCACTTGGTCCTG GTGTGGTTAGTGATTTGGCACACACTACGTTGGATATTTATGCAAATCAACATGACAATACGGTGTCTGCAAAGGCTGCTGCTGCTGTTG GCGTATCGATCGGTTTGTGTAAATACCTAGGTTCTGGCAATCAGGCAACAGGTGGAAGAGAAGCACCAAACTCACAAAAGAAGTTCAATTCTAAACACAGTTATGGAAGAGGCAAACCTCCTGCACGAGGCGGAAGGCATGGTGCCTCAACTGGCCAAAGGCAAGGGACATTCAACAGGCACCCGCAGGCGCACTCTGGTGCACCCAAATTCAAAAAGCAGCCAGGTGGGTCTAAACCATGA
- the LOC110625052 gene encoding uncharacterized protein LOC110625052 isoform X3, which produces MSEVAETSNISVAPLTNNNKSVSMGELQNIHDAAQIYQIKTKISATKQGNRSVTEYSNCLKSLWQEMDHYQWIQMKCSEDAAIHKRYVEEDRIYNLLAGLNIKFDALRAQVLGKEELPSLDEVIAIFLAEEGRRGVTIETQRVESSALVSRNTTTKNYSFEQHVGESNGQAELSKLFNKDSLWCTWCKKPRHTKEKCWILHGKPQAMNKTHSKKGGQSNGQRQVHMAITDSWNEDPTHVEFNKEEIEKLKGTPAIQAAGPPAPACSAPPQPDTTSFSHLAVNQAPSPVLIQNGDGGGSLLGTISQGVGSPLAHTNTDTMLGPGVDSAWAHNTTTDVLGSGVGSALVETTTNDSLGSGVCSALALTTMDDMSSSGVGSASTHTTTDDALVPVDQDPPAPEKSGGASLLGTIGQGLFSIGVASALVHKAIDVALGPGVVSDLAHTTLDIYANQHDNTVSAKAAAAVGVSIGLCKYLGSGNQATGGREAPNSQKKFNSKHSYGRGKPPARGGRHGASTGQRQGTFNRHPQAHSGAPKFKKQPGGSKP; this is translated from the exons ATGTCAGAAGTTGCAGAAACCAGTAACATCTCTGTAGCGCCTCTGACTAACAACAACAAGTCTGTTTCAATGGGAGAATTGCAGAATATTCATGACGCTGCACAAATTTATCAGATTAAGACCAAAATCTCAGCCACCAAACAAGGAAATCGATCAGTGACAGAGTATTCCAAttgcttgaaaagtttatggCAGGAGATGGATCATTATCAATGGATCCAGATGAAATGTAGTGAGGATGCAGCCATTCATAAAAGGTATGTTGAAGAAGATCGGATTTATAACTTGCTTGCAGGATTGAACATTAAGTTTGATGCGCTAAGAGCACAAGTGCTTGGAAAAGAAGAGTTGCCATCTTTGGATGAGGTAATAGCAATTTTTCTTGCTGAGGAAGGAAGAAGGGGAGTTACGATTGAAACTCAAAGAGTGGAGAGCTCTGCCTTGGTATCTAGGAATACTACTACCAAGAATTATAGCTTTGAGCAGCATGTTGGTGAGAGCAACGGGCAAGCAGAGTTGTCAAAGCTTTTTAACAAGGATTCATTGTGGTGTACATGGTGCAAAAAGCCTCGGCATACTAAAGAGAAGTGCTGGATACTTCATGGCAAGCCTCAGGCCATGAATAAGACACACTCAAAGAAAGGTGGACAGTCAAATGGACAGAGACAGGTCCATATGGCAATCACAGATTCATGGAATGAGGATCCTACACATGTTGAATTCAACAAAGAAGAGATTGAGAAATTAAAAG GAACACCTGCTATACAGGCTGCTGGTCCCCCTGCACCAGCATGTAGTGCACCACCCCAACCAGATACCACTTCTTTCAGTCATCTTGCAG TTAACCAAGCTCCTTCTCCAGTTCTTATTCAGAATGGTGATGGTGGTGGATCATTGCTCGGAACTATAAGTCAGG GCGTGGGTAGTCCTTTGGCACACACAAATACGGATACTATGTTGGGTCCTG GCGTGGACAGTGCTTGGGCACACAACACTACAACTGATGTGTTGGGTTCTG GTGTGGGTAGTGCTTTGGTAGAGACAACTACAAATGATTCGTTGGGTTCTG GTGTTTGTAGTGCTTTGGCACTTACAACTATGGATGATATGTCGAGTTCTG GTGTCGGTAGTGCTTcgacacacacaaccacagatGATGCATTGGTTCCTG TTGACCAAGATCCTCCAGCTCCTGAAAAGAGTGGTGGTGCATCATTGCTTGGAACAATAGGTCAAG GCCTATTTTCTATAGGCGTGGCGAGTGCATTGGTTCACAAAGCCATAGATGTTGCACTTGGTCCTG GTGTGGTTAGTGATTTGGCACACACTACGTTGGATATTTATGCAAATCAACATGACAATACGGTGTCTGCAAAGGCTGCTGCTGCTGTTG GCGTATCGATCGGTTTGTGTAAATACCTAGGTTCTGGCAATCAGGCAACAGGTGGAAGAGAAGCACCAAACTCACAAAAGAAGTTCAATTCTAAACACAGTTATGGAAGAGGCAAACCTCCTGCACGAGGCGGAAGGCATGGTGCCTCAACTGGCCAAAGGCAAGGGACATTCAACAGGCACCCGCAGGCGCACTCTGGTGCACCCAAATTCAAAAAGCAGCCAGGTGGGTCTAAACCATGA
- the LOC110625052 gene encoding uncharacterized protein LOC110625052 isoform X2: MSEVAETSNISVAPLTNNNKSVSMGELQNIHDAAQIYQIKTKISATKQGNRSVTEYSNCLKSLWQEMDHYQWIQMKCSEDAAIHKRYVEEDRIYNLLAGLNIKFDALRAQVLGKEELPSLDEVIAIFLAEEGRRGVTIETQRVESSALVSRNTTTKNYSFEQHVGESNGQAELSKLFNKDSLWCTWCKKPRHTKEKCWILHGKPQAMNKTHSKKGGQSNGQRQVHMAITDSWNEDPTHVEFNKEEIEKLKGTPAIQAAGPPAPACSAPPQPDTTSFSHLAVNQAPSPVLIQNGDGGGSLLGTISQGVGSPLAHTNTDTMLGPGVDSAWAHNTTTDVLGSGVGSALAQTTTHDVLGFGVGSALVETTTNDSLGSGVCSALALTTMDDMSSSVDQDPPAPEKSGGASLLGTIGQGLFSIGVASALVHKAIDVALGPGVVSDLAHTTLDIYANQHDNTVSAKAAAAVGVSIGLCKYLGSGNQATGGREAPNSQKKFNSKHSYGRGKPPARGGRHGASTGQRQGTFNRHPQAHSGAPKFKKQPGGSKP, translated from the exons ATGTCAGAAGTTGCAGAAACCAGTAACATCTCTGTAGCGCCTCTGACTAACAACAACAAGTCTGTTTCAATGGGAGAATTGCAGAATATTCATGACGCTGCACAAATTTATCAGATTAAGACCAAAATCTCAGCCACCAAACAAGGAAATCGATCAGTGACAGAGTATTCCAAttgcttgaaaagtttatggCAGGAGATGGATCATTATCAATGGATCCAGATGAAATGTAGTGAGGATGCAGCCATTCATAAAAGGTATGTTGAAGAAGATCGGATTTATAACTTGCTTGCAGGATTGAACATTAAGTTTGATGCGCTAAGAGCACAAGTGCTTGGAAAAGAAGAGTTGCCATCTTTGGATGAGGTAATAGCAATTTTTCTTGCTGAGGAAGGAAGAAGGGGAGTTACGATTGAAACTCAAAGAGTGGAGAGCTCTGCCTTGGTATCTAGGAATACTACTACCAAGAATTATAGCTTTGAGCAGCATGTTGGTGAGAGCAACGGGCAAGCAGAGTTGTCAAAGCTTTTTAACAAGGATTCATTGTGGTGTACATGGTGCAAAAAGCCTCGGCATACTAAAGAGAAGTGCTGGATACTTCATGGCAAGCCTCAGGCCATGAATAAGACACACTCAAAGAAAGGTGGACAGTCAAATGGACAGAGACAGGTCCATATGGCAATCACAGATTCATGGAATGAGGATCCTACACATGTTGAATTCAACAAAGAAGAGATTGAGAAATTAAAAG GAACACCTGCTATACAGGCTGCTGGTCCCCCTGCACCAGCATGTAGTGCACCACCCCAACCAGATACCACTTCTTTCAGTCATCTTGCAG TTAACCAAGCTCCTTCTCCAGTTCTTATTCAGAATGGTGATGGTGGTGGATCATTGCTCGGAACTATAAGTCAGG GCGTGGGTAGTCCTTTGGCACACACAAATACGGATACTATGTTGGGTCCTG GCGTGGACAGTGCTTGGGCACACAACACTACAACTGATGTGTTGGGTTCTG GAGTGGGTAGTGCTTTGGCACAGACAACAACCCATGATGTGTTGGGTTTTG GTGTGGGTAGTGCTTTGGTAGAGACAACTACAAATGATTCGTTGGGTTCTG GTGTTTGTAGTGCTTTGGCACTTACAACTATGGATGATATGTCGAGTTCTG TTGACCAAGATCCTCCAGCTCCTGAAAAGAGTGGTGGTGCATCATTGCTTGGAACAATAGGTCAAG GCCTATTTTCTATAGGCGTGGCGAGTGCATTGGTTCACAAAGCCATAGATGTTGCACTTGGTCCTG GTGTGGTTAGTGATTTGGCACACACTACGTTGGATATTTATGCAAATCAACATGACAATACGGTGTCTGCAAAGGCTGCTGCTGCTGTTG GCGTATCGATCGGTTTGTGTAAATACCTAGGTTCTGGCAATCAGGCAACAGGTGGAAGAGAAGCACCAAACTCACAAAAGAAGTTCAATTCTAAACACAGTTATGGAAGAGGCAAACCTCCTGCACGAGGCGGAAGGCATGGTGCCTCAACTGGCCAAAGGCAAGGGACATTCAACAGGCACCCGCAGGCGCACTCTGGTGCACCCAAATTCAAAAAGCAGCCAGGTGGGTCTAAACCATGA
- the LOC110625052 gene encoding uncharacterized protein LOC110625052 isoform X8 encodes MSEVAETSNISVAPLTNNNKSVSMGELQNIHDAAQIYQIKTKISATKQGNRSVTEYSNCLKSLWQEMDHYQWIQMKCSEDAAIHKRYVEEDRIYNLLAGLNIKFDALRAQVLGKEELPSLDEVIAIFLAEEGRRGVTIETQRVESSALVSRNTTTKNYSFEQHVGESNGQAELSKLFNKDSLWCTWCKKPRHTKEKCWILHGKPQAMNKTHSKKGGQSNGQRQVHMAITDSWNEDPTHVEFNKEEIEKLKGTPAIQAAGPPAPACSAPPQPDTTSFSHLAVNQAPSPVLIQNGDGGGSLLGTISQGVDSAWAHNTTTDVLGSGVGSALVETTTNDSLGSGVCSALALTTMDDMSSSGVGSASTHTTTDDALVPVDQDPPAPEKSGGASLLGTIGQGLFSIGVASALVHKAIDVALGPGVVSDLAHTTLDIYANQHDNTVSAKAAAAVGVSIGLCKYLGSGNQATGGREAPNSQKKFNSKHSYGRGKPPARGGRHGASTGQRQGTFNRHPQAHSGAPKFKKQPGGSKP; translated from the exons ATGTCAGAAGTTGCAGAAACCAGTAACATCTCTGTAGCGCCTCTGACTAACAACAACAAGTCTGTTTCAATGGGAGAATTGCAGAATATTCATGACGCTGCACAAATTTATCAGATTAAGACCAAAATCTCAGCCACCAAACAAGGAAATCGATCAGTGACAGAGTATTCCAAttgcttgaaaagtttatggCAGGAGATGGATCATTATCAATGGATCCAGATGAAATGTAGTGAGGATGCAGCCATTCATAAAAGGTATGTTGAAGAAGATCGGATTTATAACTTGCTTGCAGGATTGAACATTAAGTTTGATGCGCTAAGAGCACAAGTGCTTGGAAAAGAAGAGTTGCCATCTTTGGATGAGGTAATAGCAATTTTTCTTGCTGAGGAAGGAAGAAGGGGAGTTACGATTGAAACTCAAAGAGTGGAGAGCTCTGCCTTGGTATCTAGGAATACTACTACCAAGAATTATAGCTTTGAGCAGCATGTTGGTGAGAGCAACGGGCAAGCAGAGTTGTCAAAGCTTTTTAACAAGGATTCATTGTGGTGTACATGGTGCAAAAAGCCTCGGCATACTAAAGAGAAGTGCTGGATACTTCATGGCAAGCCTCAGGCCATGAATAAGACACACTCAAAGAAAGGTGGACAGTCAAATGGACAGAGACAGGTCCATATGGCAATCACAGATTCATGGAATGAGGATCCTACACATGTTGAATTCAACAAAGAAGAGATTGAGAAATTAAAAG GAACACCTGCTATACAGGCTGCTGGTCCCCCTGCACCAGCATGTAGTGCACCACCCCAACCAGATACCACTTCTTTCAGTCATCTTGCAG TTAACCAAGCTCCTTCTCCAGTTCTTATTCAGAATGGTGATGGTGGTGGATCATTGCTCGGAACTATAAGTCAGG GCGTGGACAGTGCTTGGGCACACAACACTACAACTGATGTGTTGGGTTCTG GTGTGGGTAGTGCTTTGGTAGAGACAACTACAAATGATTCGTTGGGTTCTG GTGTTTGTAGTGCTTTGGCACTTACAACTATGGATGATATGTCGAGTTCTG GTGTCGGTAGTGCTTcgacacacacaaccacagatGATGCATTGGTTCCTG TTGACCAAGATCCTCCAGCTCCTGAAAAGAGTGGTGGTGCATCATTGCTTGGAACAATAGGTCAAG GCCTATTTTCTATAGGCGTGGCGAGTGCATTGGTTCACAAAGCCATAGATGTTGCACTTGGTCCTG GTGTGGTTAGTGATTTGGCACACACTACGTTGGATATTTATGCAAATCAACATGACAATACGGTGTCTGCAAAGGCTGCTGCTGCTGTTG GCGTATCGATCGGTTTGTGTAAATACCTAGGTTCTGGCAATCAGGCAACAGGTGGAAGAGAAGCACCAAACTCACAAAAGAAGTTCAATTCTAAACACAGTTATGGAAGAGGCAAACCTCCTGCACGAGGCGGAAGGCATGGTGCCTCAACTGGCCAAAGGCAAGGGACATTCAACAGGCACCCGCAGGCGCACTCTGGTGCACCCAAATTCAAAAAGCAGCCAGGTGGGTCTAAACCATGA
- the LOC110625052 gene encoding uncharacterized protein LOC110625052 isoform X1 encodes MSEVAETSNISVAPLTNNNKSVSMGELQNIHDAAQIYQIKTKISATKQGNRSVTEYSNCLKSLWQEMDHYQWIQMKCSEDAAIHKRYVEEDRIYNLLAGLNIKFDALRAQVLGKEELPSLDEVIAIFLAEEGRRGVTIETQRVESSALVSRNTTTKNYSFEQHVGESNGQAELSKLFNKDSLWCTWCKKPRHTKEKCWILHGKPQAMNKTHSKKGGQSNGQRQVHMAITDSWNEDPTHVEFNKEEIEKLKGTPAIQAAGPPAPACSAPPQPDTTSFSHLAVNQAPSPVLIQNGDGGGSLLGTISQGVGSPLAHTNTDTMLGPGVDSAWAHNTTTDVLGSGVGSALAQTTTHDVLGFGVGSALVETTTNDSLGSGVCSALALTTMDDMSSSGVGSASTHTTTDDALVPVDQDPPAPEKSGGASLLGTIGQGLFSIGVASALVHKAIDVALGPGVVSDLAHTTLDIYANQHDNTVSAKAAAAVGVSIGLCKYLGSGNQATGGREAPNSQKKFNSKHSYGRGKPPARGGRHGASTGQRQGTFNRHPQAHSGAPKFKKQPGGSKP; translated from the exons ATGTCAGAAGTTGCAGAAACCAGTAACATCTCTGTAGCGCCTCTGACTAACAACAACAAGTCTGTTTCAATGGGAGAATTGCAGAATATTCATGACGCTGCACAAATTTATCAGATTAAGACCAAAATCTCAGCCACCAAACAAGGAAATCGATCAGTGACAGAGTATTCCAAttgcttgaaaagtttatggCAGGAGATGGATCATTATCAATGGATCCAGATGAAATGTAGTGAGGATGCAGCCATTCATAAAAGGTATGTTGAAGAAGATCGGATTTATAACTTGCTTGCAGGATTGAACATTAAGTTTGATGCGCTAAGAGCACAAGTGCTTGGAAAAGAAGAGTTGCCATCTTTGGATGAGGTAATAGCAATTTTTCTTGCTGAGGAAGGAAGAAGGGGAGTTACGATTGAAACTCAAAGAGTGGAGAGCTCTGCCTTGGTATCTAGGAATACTACTACCAAGAATTATAGCTTTGAGCAGCATGTTGGTGAGAGCAACGGGCAAGCAGAGTTGTCAAAGCTTTTTAACAAGGATTCATTGTGGTGTACATGGTGCAAAAAGCCTCGGCATACTAAAGAGAAGTGCTGGATACTTCATGGCAAGCCTCAGGCCATGAATAAGACACACTCAAAGAAAGGTGGACAGTCAAATGGACAGAGACAGGTCCATATGGCAATCACAGATTCATGGAATGAGGATCCTACACATGTTGAATTCAACAAAGAAGAGATTGAGAAATTAAAAG GAACACCTGCTATACAGGCTGCTGGTCCCCCTGCACCAGCATGTAGTGCACCACCCCAACCAGATACCACTTCTTTCAGTCATCTTGCAG TTAACCAAGCTCCTTCTCCAGTTCTTATTCAGAATGGTGATGGTGGTGGATCATTGCTCGGAACTATAAGTCAGG GCGTGGGTAGTCCTTTGGCACACACAAATACGGATACTATGTTGGGTCCTG GCGTGGACAGTGCTTGGGCACACAACACTACAACTGATGTGTTGGGTTCTG GAGTGGGTAGTGCTTTGGCACAGACAACAACCCATGATGTGTTGGGTTTTG GTGTGGGTAGTGCTTTGGTAGAGACAACTACAAATGATTCGTTGGGTTCTG GTGTTTGTAGTGCTTTGGCACTTACAACTATGGATGATATGTCGAGTTCTG GTGTCGGTAGTGCTTcgacacacacaaccacagatGATGCATTGGTTCCTG TTGACCAAGATCCTCCAGCTCCTGAAAAGAGTGGTGGTGCATCATTGCTTGGAACAATAGGTCAAG GCCTATTTTCTATAGGCGTGGCGAGTGCATTGGTTCACAAAGCCATAGATGTTGCACTTGGTCCTG GTGTGGTTAGTGATTTGGCACACACTACGTTGGATATTTATGCAAATCAACATGACAATACGGTGTCTGCAAAGGCTGCTGCTGCTGTTG GCGTATCGATCGGTTTGTGTAAATACCTAGGTTCTGGCAATCAGGCAACAGGTGGAAGAGAAGCACCAAACTCACAAAAGAAGTTCAATTCTAAACACAGTTATGGAAGAGGCAAACCTCCTGCACGAGGCGGAAGGCATGGTGCCTCAACTGGCCAAAGGCAAGGGACATTCAACAGGCACCCGCAGGCGCACTCTGGTGCACCCAAATTCAAAAAGCAGCCAGGTGGGTCTAAACCATGA